Within Agarivorans litoreus, the genomic segment GCAATGAAAGTGTGTAACGGCCTACATGCCTGTGGTTATCCACTGTGTAGCGGAAAGTTTATGGCGGCGACACCTAGTTGGTGCCAAAAAATCTCATGCTGGAAAGACTACTACCGAAAGTGGGTGAAAAGCCCAGAATACAACCAACTATTGAATATCAGTGTATTTCTCGAAATTCGCTCAATTTATGGCGATCCAACACTTGTAGAGTCAATACACCAAGCTATGCACCAACACATACAAAACCACCCAGGTTTTCTAGTCGCGTTAGTCAAGGACGCGATTACCATTAATCCTCCATTAGGCATCTTTAATAGTTTGGTATTAGAAAGAGGCGGTGAACATTCAAACACCCTTAACATAAAAAAATATGCTTTAAACCTGATTATTGATTTAGCCAGAATCTTCAGTTTAAAAGTGCAAGGTTCACTAACTGGAACCGAAGAACGCTTTCGTTATGCCGCCGAAAAAGGAAGCTTATCGCAGGATAGTTGCGATAACATCATTCAAGCCTACCGCTTTATTTCACAAGTAAGATTTCGCCACCAGCTGAATGCACTAAAAAATGGAGGACTGCCTGACAATCACATATCTCCGTCTGAGTTTTCTAGCTTCGAACGTAAACACCTTAAAGAAGCTTTCAAAATTATCAGTCAATTGCAAGATGTCGCCAAACTAAAATTTCTAGCTGGTATCTAAGAGACAATGAAGTGGTTTAAGCATTCATCTCAACCGCCAATGGAGCAACTAAGACGATCACTCACCCCCTCCGCGGTTTGGAGTAAGAGTGTTCAACAATATATGGCAACGCCTTTGGCTGATTTATCAGTGCCAATATCTCAGTTAGAGTTTGTGGCACTGGACATCGAGACTACCGGTTTAGATTTTAGTAAGGACAAAATGCTGTCGATCGGAACAGTTAACTTCAACACAGAGTCGATTAACCTAGCAACGGCCAGTGAAACTTTCATTTGTAATCAACAGGTCGTGCAAGCCAAAACAGCAGAAGTAAACGGAATAACCTCCAATCAACTCGACAAAGGACAACCGCTAGACTTGGCAATAGACAAGCTACTTAATACCATTCGCGGTAAAGTCGTTCTTGCCCACAACGCTGTTATTGAAAAAGGCTTTCTAAAAAAATACTTTTTGGAACGCTATCAGCTATCTGAGCTTCCTTGTCATTATTTCGACACTTTAGAAATAGAGAAAAAATATAGTTTTGCGGGGCGCACTAGGCTTCACTCTAGTTATTACCTCGGCGACTTGAGGAATCATTATAAGCTACCAGAATACTCAGCTCACTCGGCGGCAATCGATGCCCTATCATGTGCTGAGCTATTTATAGTTCAAATAAAAAAATTAAAATTAGAACAATACGGCGCTTCTATTAAACTACTCAAAAGCTAACAATCAATACCTCAGCGTTCTTATCAACCCCCTGAATTACACATTATTCCTAAATCTAGATGTGTGAATACATTATAAAACAGTCAAAAAACCGCTAAAAATAATACTCTGTCTTTACTGCACCACTTTGTCACCCTCTATTTCAACCCTTCTTCATATATGAATTTTCGATATCGTTTACTAGATCACTTTTTTGAAACACCTTTTCATTATAATCAGTACAACAGTTCATAAGGAGAAAGGCATGAAAAAAACATTAATGTTAATCACTATGCTTAGTGCACTAAATGTTTCTCAAGGATTTGCAGAGAACACGAAATTCATCACTTACGACAGCGCAGCTCTCGAGTACAACAAAGACAACCTCAACAATAAAGCTGAGGCTTTGTCCACATTAATAGCTAAAGCAGATAAAGCGCTTAAAGCCGACATAGACCCTGTTACCAACAAAACTCTTCTTCCCGCTAGTGGAGACCCACACGATTATTTTAGCTTTGGACCATACTGGTGGCCGAATCCGGATACAAAAGATGGGCTGCCCTACATTCGCCGTGATGGCGAGTACAACATGGCTACAAAAACAGCGGCCACCGACAAACAGCGATTTATTCGCTTCACAAAAGATGTAACTAACCTTGGTTTGGCATATTACTTCACTGGCAAAAACGACTATGCCAGCAAAGCGATTGATCAGCTAAAAGCATGGTTTATTGATCAAGAAACTCGCATGAATCCAAACTTGAATCATGCTCAGGCGATTCCTGGAATTGTAGACGGGCGCGGCATTGGGATCATTGATAGCCGACTGCTAATTGGCGTGGTAGATAGTGTAGAGATACTAAAAGCACAGTTAACAAGCGAACAATACACTGCAATTAATAACTGGTTTAAAGAATTCAACACTTGGTTAATCACCAGCAATAACGGCTTTGAAGAGGATAACTGGCATAACAATCACGGTACCTGGTACGACGCTCAAGTTGTCGCTTTTGCGATATTTACCGGTGACTTAGATACTGCTAAGAAGCGACTTAGAGTCACACAAATGCGAAGAATTGGAACTCAATTCAACATGCACGGCCAACAACACGCAGAATTAGAGCGCACCAAGCCTTGGCACTATTCAAACTTCAATTTGCAAGCCTATAGCTTGTTGGGCCATTACGGCGATGTAGTTGGTATAGATGTTTGGAATTATGAAGTAGACAAACACTCACTTAAAAAAGGTTATCAGTACGTAGCTAAATACACCATAGCCCCTGAGGAGTGGGACTATAAAGAGCTAAAAGGATTTCAAGCCTCCAAAGCCTACACCAATATGCTTTATGCAAATAAAGCCTATAACGACCCTATTTTTTCAGACGCTATTAGCGAACTGAAAAAAGACAAAGCCAATCAGAAAAACATCCAAAATTTATTATTTAAATAACCAATAAATATAAATCGTACAAGGAAAGCACAGTATGAAAATCAAACAAATAGCACTAATCACTACCCTATTATTATCGGCAGGTTCCGTGTCTGCAGCTTCATTAGACTTTCGTCAGGAATATAAACACGATACTGAAAAATACGCTAGTCGTATTAAGTTAGGTGCTGGTGTAGGTAATTATTATTTTGGGGTAGAGGCCATGCAACATGGCCATATTTTTTCTGACTGGGAGTCAAAGGGGAATGAATTTGACTTTGGCTATAAATACAAAATAGATGAGAAATGGATGCTAATCCCAGGCATGCCAATTACCTTTTTCCCAGGTCACGTAACGTTTAAACCTCAGCTTCGTGTTCAATACAAATTTGATTCTGGTTTAACAGCAAAATTACGTTACCGCCATGAGTTTCGCCGCTTTACGGATGAGAAGGACAAAAGCGGAGAACAAAAAAGTAAAATTACCGCAAACCTAAACTATAACTACAACTACTTCCAATTTGGCTTGGAAGGTAACTTTGAAAAGGGCCTAGATGACCAAGTACTTTTTGACAACGATGATACGAATTGGGATCTACTTTTCCAAATTGGCTATAAAGGCAAAGATTGGAATCTTCGCCCATACGCAGAATTTGGTAATGTTTCAGTATCATCAAAAAGCAGCGACCGTCAACTAAGAAGCCGTGTAGGCATCACCTACAGCTTCTAAGCAACAACTCCCCTCGTTACTAACCAGTACGATTGTACTGGTTAGTTCCCAAACATCGATTTATTTGAGTGAATCTAAGTAATCCGCCCATTTCTGCATCATTTTTTTTCGCTTCTTCAAATACAATGCACGGTTATAAGCTCTGGAAGTAGCCGAGCCGATTAGATGAGCAAGTTGCACTTCAACAACGTCATGTTTCCACCCCTGCTCGTGCAGTAATGTTGATGCTGTACTTCTAAAACCATGCGCAGAGATAACATCGGCTGAGTAACCTAAAGACCGAAGCCTATTTGTCATTACGTTTTTACTCATTGGCTTATTGCCATCCCTCTCACTAGGAAACACAAATTCAGAGTATCCAGTGACAAGCCTTATACTCTTAAGTTGCTCAACCACTTGCGTGGCTAATGGCACCAAATGCTCTCTCCCTCGCTTCATATTTTCAGCCGGGATCCGGATAATTTTGTTTTCAAAATCTATATACGACCACTTTAAATGTCGAATTTCCTTTGGCCTTAAAAATAACCTTGGAA encodes:
- a CDS encoding alginate lyase family protein, producing MKKTLMLITMLSALNVSQGFAENTKFITYDSAALEYNKDNLNNKAEALSTLIAKADKALKADIDPVTNKTLLPASGDPHDYFSFGPYWWPNPDTKDGLPYIRRDGEYNMATKTAATDKQRFIRFTKDVTNLGLAYYFTGKNDYASKAIDQLKAWFIDQETRMNPNLNHAQAIPGIVDGRGIGIIDSRLLIGVVDSVEILKAQLTSEQYTAINNWFKEFNTWLITSNNGFEEDNWHNNHGTWYDAQVVAFAIFTGDLDTAKKRLRVTQMRRIGTQFNMHGQQHAELERTKPWHYSNFNLQAYSLLGHYGDVVGIDVWNYEVDKHSLKKGYQYVAKYTIAPEEWDYKELKGFQASKAYTNMLYANKAYNDPIFSDAISELKKDKANQKNIQNLLFK
- a CDS encoding exonuclease domain-containing protein, with protein sequence MKWFKHSSQPPMEQLRRSLTPSAVWSKSVQQYMATPLADLSVPISQLEFVALDIETTGLDFSKDKMLSIGTVNFNTESINLATASETFICNQQVVQAKTAEVNGITSNQLDKGQPLDLAIDKLLNTIRGKVVLAHNAVIEKGFLKKYFLERYQLSELPCHYFDTLEIEKKYSFAGRTRLHSSYYLGDLRNHYKLPEYSAHSAAIDALSCAELFIVQIKKLKLEQYGASIKLLKS
- a CDS encoding oligogalacturonate-specific porin KdgM family protein, coding for MKIKQIALITTLLLSAGSVSAASLDFRQEYKHDTEKYASRIKLGAGVGNYYFGVEAMQHGHIFSDWESKGNEFDFGYKYKIDEKWMLIPGMPITFFPGHVTFKPQLRVQYKFDSGLTAKLRYRHEFRRFTDEKDKSGEQKSKITANLNYNYNYFQFGLEGNFEKGLDDQVLFDNDDTNWDLLFQIGYKGKDWNLRPYAEFGNVSVSSKSSDRQLRSRVGITYSF